In a single window of the Dreissena polymorpha isolate Duluth1 chromosome 3, UMN_Dpol_1.0, whole genome shotgun sequence genome:
- the LOC127875206 gene encoding uncharacterized protein LOC127875206, whose amino-acid sequence MNALLVAVLIFIGCDCSVITVITTSTCPVNNGSVANGDITSGCGNAVGTPCDYTCKVGFSKITEKVVCGTDSFWYPRIACQPMTTTTATTTTTKTTTPVCMTSANAIPYGSLDTSCVNPNAVSTCGFSCQPGYTQLQMTVTCGNDASWYPANPCQAQNVTTDTCVDRHIWLGDGSVECSALEIASTAGVHKRPAYWCNSYPLTYCCATCKRLREAGNFK is encoded by the exons ATGAACGCTTTACTCGTTGCTGTGCTGATTTTTATAGGATGTGATTGCAGCGTGATAACAG TGATTACTACTTCAACATGTCCAGTCAATAACGGAAGTGTTGCCAATGGAGATATCACGTCAGGATGTGGGAACGCGGTGGGGACGCCGTGTGACTACACGTGTAAGGTTGGGTTCTCTAAGATTACAGAGAAGGTCGTGTGTGGAACCGACAGCTTTTGGTATCCAAGAATTGCTTGCCAAC CcatgacaacaacaacagcaacaacaacaacgacaaaaACGACAACACCAGTCTGCATGACCAGCGCGAACGCCATACCGTATGGTTCCCTCGATACAAGCTGCGTCAACCCGAATGCTGTTTCCACGTGCGGTTTCAGTTGTCAGCCGGGATACACGCAACTGCAGATGACGGTCACGTGTGGCAATGATGCTAGTTGGTACCCCGCTAATCCGTGCCAAG CACAAAATGTTACTACCGACACATGCGTGGACCGACACATCTGGCTCGGAGACGGGTCTGTTGAATGTAGCGCCCTGGAAATAGCCAGCACGGCGGGCGTGCACAAGAGACCCGCCTACTGGTGCAACTCCTACCCGCTCACGTACTGTTGTGCCACGTGCAAACGTCTCAGGGAG gcAGGAAACTTCAAGTGA